In Sphingomonas panacisoli, one genomic interval encodes:
- a CDS encoding heparinase II/III family protein, with translation MIGLGPINVLRVLGYRLGLRLGVHPAQRIEASIPEGLFFERSGKIDPVDAAISAHWDTDAMLFGAHRIAIDAESPAWTADPLSGEEHPGSAQPWWRIADFANGDIKRIWELSRFDWAMTYAQRARNGDATSFDRLNTWIAHWADSNPPYLGPNWKCAQEASIRVLHLSIAAIVLGQENEMAPPMRAMIEAHVRRIMPTLSYAQAQDNNHATSEAAAIFVAGAWATLAGDADAVALTQKGRQLLERHVARLFGGDGSFSQYSVNYHRVALDTLAIAELWRRRADLPPFSETFQARAAAAADWLRMMVDPASGDAPNLGANDGANLLPLTGAPYRDYRPSVQLATCLFRGLCAYPPGAWDDVLIWLDVATSDNVAELPEVAVFDDGGYAVLRRGSAMALLRYPRFRFRPSHADAMHVDLHVAGCNLLRDGGTYSYNVDDKWIDYFSGIESHNSVQFDDRPQMPRLSRFLLGDWLKTDDCRLIDEKDSGIVGFCASYRHRSGWTHRREMRLGNCLRVTDVCSGFTKHATLRWRLAPGDWTLRDGVVTNGRDRLSVCADVPISSIRLVVGCESRNYLEKTELPVLEVVITEPGRMISEYRWAG, from the coding sequence TTGATCGGGCTTGGCCCGATCAACGTTCTGCGCGTGTTGGGCTACAGGCTAGGCCTACGGCTTGGTGTGCATCCGGCGCAACGCATCGAAGCCAGCATCCCAGAGGGTCTGTTCTTCGAACGCTCGGGCAAGATCGATCCGGTCGATGCGGCAATATCGGCACATTGGGATACGGATGCCATGTTGTTCGGCGCGCATCGTATCGCAATCGACGCTGAATCTCCGGCATGGACCGCAGATCCCCTTTCGGGAGAGGAGCATCCTGGATCGGCGCAGCCATGGTGGCGGATCGCGGATTTCGCCAATGGCGACATCAAGAGAATCTGGGAGTTGTCGCGTTTCGACTGGGCGATGACCTATGCGCAGCGCGCCCGCAATGGCGATGCGACGTCGTTTGATCGGTTGAATACGTGGATCGCGCACTGGGCGGATAGCAATCCACCGTACCTCGGCCCAAACTGGAAATGCGCGCAGGAAGCCTCAATCCGCGTGCTGCACCTATCTATCGCCGCGATAGTGCTAGGGCAGGAAAACGAGATGGCGCCCCCCATGCGTGCCATGATTGAGGCGCATGTTCGGCGGATCATGCCGACGCTGTCTTACGCTCAGGCACAAGACAATAATCATGCGACCAGCGAAGCGGCGGCAATCTTCGTCGCTGGCGCTTGGGCAACGCTAGCGGGCGATGCAGATGCCGTCGCGTTAACGCAAAAGGGTCGGCAACTCCTTGAGCGGCACGTGGCCCGTCTGTTCGGGGGAGATGGCAGCTTCAGCCAATATTCGGTGAATTATCACCGCGTTGCGCTCGATACGCTGGCGATTGCTGAACTATGGAGGCGACGAGCGGATTTGCCGCCGTTTAGCGAGACGTTTCAAGCGCGCGCAGCCGCGGCGGCGGATTGGCTGCGCATGATGGTGGACCCCGCGAGCGGAGATGCGCCCAATCTCGGCGCTAATGATGGGGCCAATCTTCTGCCTTTGACCGGCGCGCCATACCGAGATTATCGACCGTCGGTGCAGTTGGCGACGTGCCTGTTTCGCGGCTTGTGCGCTTACCCGCCTGGCGCGTGGGATGATGTTCTTATTTGGTTGGATGTCGCGACGAGCGATAACGTCGCCGAACTGCCGGAAGTGGCTGTCTTCGATGATGGCGGCTACGCCGTGCTACGGCGCGGATCGGCAATGGCGCTGCTCCGTTATCCGCGCTTCCGCTTTCGACCGAGCCATGCCGACGCAATGCACGTGGATTTGCACGTCGCGGGCTGCAATCTCCTGCGCGATGGCGGAACATACTCCTACAATGTCGATGACAAGTGGATCGACTATTTCAGCGGCATTGAATCTCATAATTCGGTGCAGTTCGATGATCGGCCGCAAATGCCCCGACTATCGCGCTTTCTGCTCGGTGACTGGCTGAAGACTGACGATTGCAGGCTGATCGACGAGAAAGACTCGGGGATCGTTGGCTTTTGTGCATCCTATCGCCACCGGTCTGGTTGGACTCATCGACGCGAAATGCGGTTAGGCAACTGTCTGCGCGTTACCGACGTCTGTAGCGGCTTCACCAAGCACGCAACGTTGCGCTGGCGACTGGCGCCTGGGGATTGGACCCTGCGCGACGGCGTTGTTACGAACGGACGGGACCGTCTTTCGGTGTGCGCCGATGTTCCGATTTCCTCCATCCGACTGGTAGTGGGGTGTGAGTCGCGCAACTATTTGGAAAAGACCGAACTCCCGGTCTTGGAGGTGGTCATCACTGAACCAGGGCGCATGATCAGCGAGTATCGATGGGCAGGATGA
- a CDS encoding putative bifunctional diguanylate cyclase/phosphodiesterase, translated as MVVRLLNFRKLRTRLAALYIALFAAAMLGMSLTLLAVAERSSTDQVRRELAASGTVFDRLWSQRAAQLGGAAGLVARDFGFRAAVATGDKATIVSALDNLKRRMGVPVAFVVGVDGRVTGLDRPQLAEQAAGLWNALDGGQMSGVVDLGGSARHVIAAPIMAPQLTGWVVFATDLDMKEMQGLQRLSAIPIQAAVFQRRADGRWVDPSDSEAGALSGFIDRAVTDRSVSDVTTPNGTALALVKPLPVMTGAPQAVLLLRYPLDKALAGYHRLQLAILLSGLVGLLCIVWATIRMARSITRPVTLLDAAAARLAAGLEASVPVEGNDELARLADSFNRMATDIAERERRITHLAFNDTLTGLPNRAHFLEHLEHELKLAERNGEAVSVMILDLDDFKSVNDTLGHPVGDEVLRRVGERVDADLAQSFVARLGGDEFVIVTRQGADGEPLERLAKRAGEAAAQHIQLEGHDVTQAASIGIAISPADGADARSLLKHADLALYRAKELGRGMFCFFEEALNSRAQERRRMESDLRTALHEGQFELYFQPLFDLDANRVGSFEALLRWHHPERGMVSPVEFIPTAEDTGLIVEIGAWVLREACAQAAAWPEHVRIAVNVSSVQFRRPGLNETVLQALAASGLEPSRLELEITESIFLEGLDTTTRLLHGLRSLGVRIALDDFGTGYSSLSYLQSFPFDKIKIDRSFIQDLLTRPGAVAIVRAITDLARALGMETTAEGVEENDQLAELRKHGCSSVQGYLFSRPIDAVAVRDLLADEAASSAAA; from the coding sequence ATGGTCGTCCGGCTGCTCAATTTCCGCAAACTGCGCACGCGTCTCGCCGCGCTGTACATCGCGCTGTTCGCGGCGGCGATGCTCGGTATGTCGCTGACGTTGCTCGCGGTCGCCGAGCGCAGTTCGACCGATCAGGTGCGGCGAGAGCTCGCGGCGAGCGGCACGGTGTTCGACCGGTTGTGGAGCCAGCGCGCGGCCCAACTCGGCGGCGCGGCGGGGCTGGTCGCGCGCGATTTCGGATTTCGCGCGGCGGTCGCGACGGGGGACAAGGCGACGATCGTATCTGCCCTCGACAACCTCAAGCGCCGGATGGGTGTGCCGGTCGCATTCGTCGTCGGCGTCGACGGTCGCGTGACGGGACTCGACCGCCCCCAACTAGCGGAGCAGGCCGCTGGACTGTGGAACGCGCTCGACGGCGGGCAGATGTCCGGCGTCGTCGATCTCGGGGGCAGCGCGCGGCACGTCATTGCCGCGCCGATCATGGCGCCGCAACTGACCGGCTGGGTGGTGTTCGCGACCGACCTCGACATGAAGGAGATGCAGGGGCTGCAGCGGCTGTCGGCGATCCCGATCCAGGCCGCGGTGTTCCAGCGCCGCGCCGACGGGCGATGGGTCGATCCGTCGGACAGCGAGGCCGGTGCGCTGTCGGGCTTCATCGATCGCGCGGTCACCGATCGCTCGGTCTCGGACGTCACGACACCGAACGGCACCGCATTAGCCTTGGTCAAGCCGCTGCCGGTGATGACGGGCGCGCCGCAAGCGGTCCTGTTGCTGCGCTATCCGCTCGACAAGGCGTTGGCTGGATATCATCGGCTGCAGCTCGCGATCCTGCTGTCGGGTTTGGTCGGGCTGCTGTGCATCGTTTGGGCGACGATCCGCATGGCGCGGTCGATCACGCGACCCGTCACGTTGCTCGACGCCGCCGCGGCGCGGCTCGCGGCCGGGCTCGAAGCGTCGGTGCCGGTAGAGGGTAACGACGAACTGGCGCGGCTGGCCGACAGCTTCAACCGCATGGCGACCGACATCGCCGAACGCGAGCGGCGCATCACGCATCTGGCGTTCAACGACACACTGACCGGGCTGCCCAATCGCGCGCACTTCCTCGAACATCTCGAGCACGAACTGAAGCTTGCCGAGCGCAACGGCGAGGCCGTCTCGGTGATGATCCTCGACCTCGACGACTTCAAATCGGTCAACGACACGCTCGGCCACCCGGTCGGCGACGAAGTGCTGCGGCGCGTCGGCGAACGCGTCGATGCCGATCTCGCGCAGAGTTTCGTCGCGCGGCTGGGCGGCGACGAGTTCGTCATCGTCACGCGGCAGGGCGCCGACGGCGAACCGCTCGAACGCCTGGCCAAGCGCGCCGGCGAGGCGGCCGCCCAGCACATTCAGCTCGAAGGTCACGATGTCACCCAGGCCGCGAGTATCGGGATCGCGATCTCGCCGGCCGACGGCGCCGATGCGCGCTCGTTGCTCAAGCATGCCGACCTGGCGCTCTATCGTGCGAAGGAGCTCGGCCGCGGCATGTTCTGCTTCTTCGAGGAGGCGCTCAATTCGCGCGCGCAGGAACGGCGTCGGATGGAAAGTGATCTGCGCACCGCGCTCCACGAGGGTCAGTTCGAACTCTATTTCCAGCCCTTGTTCGACCTCGACGCCAACCGTGTCGGCTCGTTCGAGGCATTGTTGCGCTGGCACCACCCCGAACGCGGGATGGTGTCACCCGTCGAGTTCATCCCGACCGCGGAGGATACCGGGCTGATCGTCGAGATCGGCGCCTGGGTGCTGCGCGAGGCGTGTGCGCAGGCAGCGGCGTGGCCTGAGCATGTGCGGATCGCGGTCAACGTCTCGTCGGTGCAGTTTCGCCGGCCAGGCCTTAACGAAACCGTGCTGCAGGCTCTCGCGGCAAGTGGGCTGGAACCGTCGCGGCTCGAACTAGAGATCACCGAATCGATCTTCCTCGAAGGGTTGGATACGACGACGCGGCTATTGCACGGCCTGCGCTCGCTTGGCGTACGCATCGCGCTCGACGATTTCGGGACCGGCTATTCGTCGCTCAGCTATCTGCAGAGCTTCCCGTTCGACAAGATCAAGATCGATCGCTCGTTCATCCAAGACTTGCTGACGCGTCCTGGCGCGGTGGCGATCGTGCGGGCGATCACCGACCTGGCGCGCGCGCTGGGGATGGAGACGACGGCGGAAGGGGTCGAGGAAAACGACCAACTCGCCGAACTGCGCAAGCATGGCTGTTCGTCGGTACAGGGCTATCTGTTCAGCCGGCCGATCGACGCGGTGGCGGTGCGCGACCTTCTCGCCGACGAAGCGGCAAGCAGCGCCGCCGCCTGA
- the hisH gene encoding imidazole glycerol phosphate synthase subunit HisH: protein MIAILDYGLGNIKAFANIYRELNVPFTIATDRDTLLAADRIILPGVGHFDHAMQRLNGSGMRDALDEAVMGQRKPVLGVCVGMQMLARSSEEGGESGLGWIDGAVARIRFPSGTGRGLLPHMGWSSISVSSDVQLLQGLDEALGFYFLHSYRFICDDPTDVIAMADYATPFHCAVRRGNVYGVQFHPEKSHHNGVRLLKNFAEA, encoded by the coding sequence ATGATCGCGATCCTTGACTACGGCTTGGGTAACATCAAAGCATTCGCCAATATCTACCGGGAATTGAACGTACCGTTCACGATCGCGACAGACCGCGATACGCTGTTGGCGGCTGATCGGATTATCTTGCCGGGCGTTGGGCATTTTGACCATGCGATGCAGCGGCTGAACGGCTCCGGGATGCGCGACGCGCTGGACGAGGCCGTGATGGGGCAGCGCAAGCCGGTATTGGGAGTATGTGTCGGGATGCAGATGCTCGCCCGATCCAGCGAAGAGGGGGGAGAATCGGGTCTCGGCTGGATCGACGGCGCCGTCGCGAGGATACGCTTTCCATCGGGGACAGGGCGCGGCTTGTTGCCCCATATGGGCTGGAGTTCGATATCGGTGAGCAGCGACGTGCAGCTGCTGCAGGGGTTGGATGAAGCGCTCGGCTTTTACTTCCTTCACAGCTACCGGTTCATCTGCGACGATCCTACCGACGTGATTGCTATGGCCGATTATGCCACGCCGTTTCACTGTGCGGTGCGTCGGGGCAATGTGTATGGCGTTCAATTCCACCCCGAGAAGAGCCATCATAATGGCGTTCGCCTCCTCAAGAATTTCGCAGAGGCCTGA
- a CDS encoding AglZ/HisF2 family acetamidino modification protein, whose protein sequence is MLVRDGGLVKTRAFADEKYVGDPINAVRIFNEKEADELVVTDIDATVQRREPNYQMIDNLAAECRMPLCYGGGITTVEQAKRILGLGVEKVAVSAAAVARPELIGEIAAQIGNQSVVVVLDVRKRTLGGYRTYTHNGRIDAKVSPVDFARKAESLGAGEIIVNAIDHDGMMNGYDLNIAAQIRAATTLPLTLLGGAGSLAHMQEAVRRLGTIGLGAGSFFVFKGQYRAVLISYPGTSERNALQQAVLA, encoded by the coding sequence TTGCTGGTTCGCGATGGAGGTCTCGTCAAAACAAGGGCATTCGCCGACGAGAAATACGTAGGCGATCCCATCAACGCGGTGCGTATCTTCAATGAAAAGGAAGCCGACGAGCTCGTCGTAACCGATATCGACGCGACCGTGCAGCGTCGCGAACCCAACTATCAAATGATCGACAACCTGGCAGCCGAATGCCGCATGCCGTTGTGCTACGGAGGCGGCATAACCACAGTCGAGCAGGCAAAGCGGATCCTGGGCCTCGGCGTGGAAAAAGTCGCGGTCAGCGCGGCTGCAGTTGCTCGACCGGAGTTGATTGGCGAGATCGCTGCCCAGATCGGCAATCAAAGCGTCGTTGTCGTGCTCGACGTGCGCAAAAGGACGCTGGGTGGATATCGGACCTACACGCATAATGGCAGGATCGACGCCAAGGTTTCGCCGGTCGATTTCGCCCGGAAAGCGGAGTCGCTTGGTGCTGGCGAGATCATCGTCAACGCAATCGATCACGATGGCATGATGAACGGCTACGACTTGAATATAGCCGCGCAAATCCGTGCCGCGACGACGTTGCCGTTGACGTTGCTCGGTGGTGCCGGCTCGCTGGCGCACATGCAGGAGGCGGTTCGCCGCTTGGGAACGATCGGCCTTGGTGCTGGCAGCTTCTTCGTCTTTAAGGGCCAGTATCGCGCGGTGTTGATAAGTTATCCCGGCACAAGCGAACGGAACGCGCTGCAGCAGGCGGTGCTTGCCTAG
- a CDS encoding glycosyltransferase family 4 protein, translating to MRLLYIHQHFATPQGSVGIRSYQMARGMIQRGHAVTMVCGRGIDGQSGLSGSFAHGIRRGVVDGIDVIEVDLSYSNADGFLKRVGTFLSFMWRTVRLVFTERYDVLFASTTPLTVGLPGIIGRWIRRKPFVFEVRDLWPELPRAMGVIRNPLILWAMSALEWASYRSAHRLIGLSPGIVDGIARRGVPRRRIALIPNGCDLDIFSAPGAPWQPEGVRDESLLAIFAGAHGLANGLDSVIDAAEILQRRERNDIQFVLIGNGMLKPALKARAEREKMSNVIFLDAVKKTELVGLLRRADVGLQILANIPAFYYGTSPNKFFDYIAIGLPVLNNYPGWLAEMITEADCGIAVPPDDAEAFADALCAFADDRERTAEQGRNARALAENRFARRALVDAWADWVEGVIDSKRGPGTEIEIR from the coding sequence ATGAGGCTACTTTACATCCATCAACATTTTGCCACGCCGCAAGGATCGGTCGGGATCCGGTCATACCAGATGGCGCGCGGAATGATTCAGCGCGGCCACGCGGTGACGATGGTGTGTGGGCGAGGCATCGACGGACAAAGCGGCCTTTCCGGTTCGTTCGCACATGGCATACGGCGTGGCGTCGTGGATGGCATCGACGTGATCGAGGTCGATCTCAGCTATTCCAACGCGGATGGTTTCTTGAAGCGCGTCGGAACGTTCTTATCGTTCATGTGGCGCACTGTTCGGCTAGTTTTTACCGAGCGGTACGACGTTTTGTTCGCATCGACGACACCGCTGACTGTTGGACTTCCCGGAATTATCGGACGGTGGATTCGTCGCAAGCCGTTCGTCTTTGAAGTGCGCGATCTGTGGCCCGAACTGCCGCGAGCCATGGGCGTGATACGCAATCCGCTGATCTTGTGGGCGATGAGTGCGTTGGAATGGGCGAGCTACCGTTCGGCGCATAGGCTGATCGGATTGTCGCCGGGTATCGTTGACGGCATAGCGCGTCGCGGCGTGCCGAGGCGGCGCATCGCGCTGATCCCCAACGGGTGCGATCTGGATATATTCTCCGCGCCGGGCGCTCCTTGGCAGCCAGAAGGCGTTCGCGATGAAAGCCTATTAGCGATATTTGCGGGTGCGCACGGCCTCGCCAACGGATTGGATAGCGTAATTGATGCCGCCGAGATACTTCAGCGGCGCGAACGGAATGACATTCAATTCGTCCTGATCGGCAACGGCATGCTCAAGCCGGCCCTGAAAGCGCGAGCAGAGCGCGAGAAGATGAGCAATGTGATCTTCTTGGATGCGGTGAAAAAGACCGAGTTGGTCGGTTTGCTTCGGCGTGCCGACGTTGGGCTTCAAATCTTGGCCAACATACCTGCTTTTTATTATGGAACATCCCCGAACAAATTCTTCGATTACATCGCCATCGGGTTGCCGGTGCTCAATAACTACCCGGGTTGGCTCGCGGAAATGATCACTGAGGCCGACTGCGGCATAGCCGTTCCCCCCGATGATGCAGAGGCATTCGCCGACGCGCTGTGCGCGTTTGCCGACGATCGCGAGCGCACGGCGGAACAAGGACGCAACGCCCGGGCTCTAGCGGAAAATCGCTTCGCGCGACGGGCGCTGGTGGATGCCTGGGCAGATTGGGTCGAAGGCGTGATCGATTCAAAGCGAGGTCCGGGCACCGAAATCGAGATCCGTTGA
- a CDS encoding O-antigen polymerase: protein MEKLLSAMLSMCILLQAYQVRRTVGTWLFPACLYGLFWFLMTFVPIVVLPLVPTPAFGVFLILLMAVAFSFGSLSVDWHAAARLAARPTIARMYDHYPIRLSLLLSMAMAIVCLLVNSRIQGISFDRMFTFDAAVEYTENRYSGDLISNIFLQMATVLSYVSAALAGLVFGGVTGWRRAWILFLGLAPSVFVLLTQSAKGAFVLSIAILYGGVLARRINERQFTILAPGTLRRIGMYSLILFPLIALSFVGRGALDRQSLSQVTDSLLRYFASYTSAHLYAFCDWANFYGGLPASQMFPYEKNTNGFYTLMAVFKLFGDNRPVPPGTFDEYFQYGYYVQSNVYTMYRGLITDFGVVGGMVFMTASGVLVHQIYASMIRRIYPSIATGAFLVFIAATYSSAYISVFQYNSIFVFGLIMVFILAVNRASVPVGASQIGNVAGNSV, encoded by the coding sequence TTGGAAAAGCTGCTCAGCGCCATGCTGAGTATGTGCATTCTGCTGCAAGCCTATCAAGTGCGTCGCACCGTTGGGACGTGGCTTTTTCCCGCTTGCCTGTATGGTTTGTTCTGGTTTTTGATGACCTTCGTTCCGATCGTGGTGTTGCCCTTGGTGCCAACGCCGGCGTTCGGCGTGTTCTTGATCCTGCTGATGGCGGTTGCCTTCTCGTTCGGCAGTCTAAGTGTGGATTGGCACGCGGCGGCTCGACTGGCGGCCCGGCCAACTATCGCGCGAATGTACGATCATTATCCGATACGATTGAGTCTGTTGTTGTCGATGGCAATGGCGATCGTGTGTCTTCTGGTAAATTCTCGAATACAAGGCATCTCGTTCGATCGCATGTTTACGTTCGACGCTGCGGTCGAATACACCGAAAACCGATATAGTGGCGACTTGATCAGCAACATCTTCCTCCAGATGGCAACAGTATTATCTTATGTGTCCGCAGCGTTGGCAGGATTAGTGTTCGGTGGTGTCACCGGATGGCGACGTGCTTGGATCTTGTTCTTGGGATTGGCGCCATCAGTTTTCGTGTTGTTAACGCAAAGCGCCAAGGGCGCATTCGTACTGTCAATCGCGATCTTGTATGGCGGTGTGTTGGCACGCCGGATCAACGAACGCCAGTTCACCATATTGGCGCCCGGCACCCTGCGCCGTATCGGCATGTATAGTTTGATCCTTTTTCCGTTGATTGCGCTGTCTTTCGTAGGCCGCGGCGCGCTGGATAGGCAATCTCTATCACAGGTCACGGATAGCCTTTTGCGGTATTTCGCAAGCTATACTTCCGCACACCTTTATGCATTTTGCGATTGGGCTAACTTTTATGGTGGGCTGCCTGCGTCGCAGATGTTCCCCTATGAAAAAAACACCAACGGATTTTACACGCTGATGGCGGTGTTCAAGCTGTTTGGCGACAACCGACCTGTCCCCCCTGGGACATTCGACGAGTATTTTCAGTACGGATATTATGTTCAATCTAACGTTTACACCATGTATCGGGGGTTGATTACTGACTTTGGTGTGGTTGGTGGCATGGTGTTCATGACGGCTTCTGGTGTGCTCGTTCATCAAATATATGCCTCGATGATCCGAAGAATCTATCCGTCAATTGCTACTGGCGCATTTCTAGTGTTCATTGCAGCAACATATTCGTCCGCGTATATCAGCGTATTTCAGTACAATAGTATATTCGTATTTGGGCTTATCATGGTGTTCATTTTGGCGGTGAACCGCGCCAGCGTGCCTGTGGGAGCGAGCCAGATTGGCAACGTCGCAGGGAACTCTGTTTAG
- a CDS encoding bi-domain-containing oxidoreductase: MKQIVQQLDSGVTSIIEAPAPNVTSGTVLIRTTHSLISAGTERMLVGFGKASLLTKARQQPERVKDVLGKIRTDGLLATVDAVRSKLGQPLPLGYCNVGEVIAVGSSVTGLKPGDRVVSNGPHADIVRVPSNLCAKIPDGVDDEAAVFVVVASIGLQGIRLAEPTLGESFVVTGAGLIGLLTIQLLRAQGCRVLAIDFDDAKLELARGFGAEICNPANGQDPIAAGLGFSRGRGVDGVIITASTKSNDPVTQAAQMCRKRGRIVLVGVTGLTLNRADFYEKELSFQVSCSYGPGRYDPEYEEGGRDYPLGFVRWTEKRNFEAILDLIDSGDLEVSALVTRRFAFEQAESAYAALTEDNGALGLVLNYGSPLDARMTTTTRYPGAIFTPGLSSVAVIGAGNYASRVLIPAFKKAGAQLDTVVTSGGLSSAIAGKRDGFAAATTDLTSVMDNAQVNTVVIATRHDSHAKLVADALVHGKHVFVEKPLAIDRDGLACVERAFATAHADGAGPQLMVGFNRRFAPQVVKMKSLLAQVAEPKSFVMVMNAGAIPAKHWTQDLAIGGGRIIGEACHFIDLMRFLAGSPIVAVSARRMGDTSRVEVVEDKASITLAFEDGSFGTIMYLANGAATFPKERIEVFTAGRVLQIDNFRRLSGFGWPGFRSMRQFRQDKGQAAAASAFIAAVESGEPAIPTAEIFEVARATLDVADILRRQ; encoded by the coding sequence ATGAAACAGATCGTCCAGCAACTCGACAGCGGGGTGACCTCGATCATCGAAGCACCGGCGCCTAACGTGACAAGCGGCACCGTGCTCATTCGCACGACGCATAGTCTGATCTCTGCAGGGACCGAACGGATGCTTGTCGGATTCGGCAAGGCATCGTTGTTGACCAAAGCGCGACAGCAGCCAGAACGGGTGAAGGACGTGCTGGGCAAAATCCGCACCGACGGGCTGTTGGCGACGGTGGATGCGGTGCGATCCAAGCTAGGTCAGCCGCTGCCTCTGGGTTATTGCAATGTTGGCGAGGTGATCGCCGTGGGCAGTTCTGTGACGGGACTGAAACCCGGTGATCGGGTCGTTTCCAACGGTCCGCACGCCGATATCGTGCGCGTTCCGAGCAACCTTTGCGCGAAAATCCCGGACGGCGTCGATGATGAAGCTGCCGTCTTCGTGGTTGTGGCTAGCATCGGTTTGCAAGGCATTCGGCTAGCGGAACCGACCTTGGGCGAATCGTTCGTCGTTACCGGCGCGGGCCTGATCGGGCTTTTGACGATACAGTTGTTGCGCGCCCAGGGGTGTCGCGTGCTGGCGATCGATTTCGATGATGCGAAGCTGGAGTTGGCGCGCGGCTTCGGTGCCGAGATTTGCAACCCGGCAAACGGTCAGGATCCGATTGCGGCCGGATTGGGTTTTAGCCGCGGCCGTGGCGTCGATGGTGTGATCATCACAGCATCCACCAAGTCGAATGATCCGGTAACGCAAGCCGCACAGATGTGCCGCAAGCGTGGACGTATTGTTCTGGTCGGCGTGACCGGACTGACGCTAAACCGGGCCGATTTCTATGAAAAGGAACTCAGCTTCCAGGTGTCATGCTCGTACGGGCCGGGGCGGTACGATCCTGAATATGAGGAGGGCGGCCGGGATTATCCCCTGGGGTTTGTTCGATGGACCGAAAAACGCAACTTCGAGGCTATCCTCGATCTCATCGATAGTGGAGACCTGGAAGTATCGGCACTGGTGACGCGCCGCTTCGCGTTCGAGCAAGCGGAAAGTGCTTATGCCGCGTTGACTGAAGACAACGGTGCGCTTGGCTTGGTGCTGAACTACGGCTCGCCGCTCGACGCGCGAATGACGACGACGACGCGCTACCCCGGCGCGATATTCACGCCTGGGTTGTCAAGCGTAGCGGTGATCGGGGCGGGCAACTATGCTTCGCGCGTTCTGATTCCCGCCTTCAAGAAAGCCGGGGCGCAACTCGATACAGTGGTTACGTCCGGCGGTTTGAGCAGCGCGATAGCCGGCAAGCGCGACGGCTTCGCCGCCGCGACTACTGATCTGACCAGCGTCATGGATAACGCTCAGGTCAATACGGTGGTGATCGCAACGCGGCACGACAGTCACGCCAAGCTCGTCGCCGACGCACTCGTCCATGGAAAACACGTCTTCGTCGAGAAACCGCTGGCGATCGATCGCGACGGATTGGCATGCGTAGAGCGCGCTTTTGCCACGGCGCATGCCGACGGCGCAGGGCCGCAATTGATGGTCGGTTTCAATCGTCGCTTCGCACCCCAAGTAGTAAAGATGAAATCGTTGCTGGCTCAGGTCGCCGAGCCCAAAAGCTTTGTCATGGTCATGAATGCCGGTGCGATCCCCGCAAAGCATTGGACGCAAGATCTGGCGATCGGCGGCGGTCGCATCATCGGCGAAGCATGCCACTTCATCGATCTAATGCGCTTTCTTGCGGGATCGCCGATCGTCGCAGTGTCGGCGCGACGGATGGGCGACACGTCACGAGTGGAAGTCGTTGAAGACAAAGCGTCAATCACATTAGCATTCGAGGACGGGTCGTTCGGCACGATCATGTATCTCGCCAACGGTGCTGCTACTTTTCCCAAGGAGCGTATTGAGGTCTTCACCGCCGGGCGTGTGCTGCAGATTGACAATTTTCGTCGCTTGAGTGGGTTCGGCTGGCCAGGATTTCGATCGATGCGGCAGTTCAGGCAAGACAAGGGGCAAGCGGCCGCGGCGTCAGCGTTCATTGCCGCGGTGGAATCGGGCGAGCCGGCGATTCCTACCGCCGAGATATTCGAGGTGGCGCGGGCGACTCTTGATGTGGCAGATATCCTGCGGCGGCAATGA
- a CDS encoding methylamine utilization protein: MRIFALSFVLLLGAAPMPPSAGVSVAVRGPNGQPIANAVVTIRLVGRPTPAARVGSGYAVRQQNIQFNPFLLVVPVNADVSFPNFDQVRHQVYSFSPAKRFELKLYAREQNRTVRFDRAGPVSLGCNIHDQMTAFIYVTDSAYTAKTDASGNVSLAGVPQGAISISVWHPYLRAPGNQVSRQINLGGGARESFTVALRMPPATSSSY, translated from the coding sequence ATGCGTATCTTTGCCCTGTCGTTCGTGCTGTTGCTCGGCGCAGCCCCGATGCCGCCGTCGGCCGGGGTGAGCGTCGCCGTGCGTGGGCCGAACGGCCAGCCGATCGCGAACGCCGTGGTCACGATCCGCCTCGTCGGCCGCCCGACTCCGGCCGCGCGCGTCGGTAGCGGCTATGCGGTCCGTCAGCAGAACATCCAGTTCAACCCGTTCCTGCTGGTCGTGCCGGTCAACGCCGACGTGTCGTTCCCGAACTTCGATCAGGTGCGGCACCAGGTCTATTCCTTCTCGCCAGCCAAGCGTTTCGAACTCAAGCTGTACGCCCGCGAACAGAACCGCACGGTGCGGTTCGATCGCGCCGGGCCGGTGTCGCTGGGGTGCAACATCCACGACCAGATGACCGCATTCATCTATGTCACGGACAGCGCCTATACCGCGAAGACCGACGCGTCGGGCAACGTCAGCCTGGCCGGGGTTCCGCAGGGCGCGATTTCGATCAGCGTGTGGCATCCCTATCTGCGCGCGCCGGGCAATCAGGTTTCGCGCCAGATCAACCTGGGCGGCGGCGCGCGGGAGAGCTTTACGGTCGCGCTGCGCATGCCCCCGGCAACGTCGTCGTCCTATTGA